In Bacillus carboniphilus, the genomic window GCTGTAAATGGATTTTTAGAGTTAGATGAAGAAGCTACTGTTGCTCTTAATAGTCTGGCTTGGAGTGGTCAAACGGTAACGGATGAAATGGCCACGAATTTAATTGGCACTTTTGACAGTATGAACACTCAAATTTTAGAGAACATGAAAGCTGATCATGAAGAACAACTGCAAACAACAACAGACTTTTTCGCAAGATCAGCAGCACTATCAGAAGAAGAAGAAGCAAAAATCTTAGAAAACGTGCAATTGAATCAGGAAGAACAAGCTTTAAAAATTCAAGAAGGTCAAGCGAGAGTATCTGAAATCCTCACACTTGCTAAAGACGAGAAAAGAGCCATTACAGAAGCTGAACAGTTAGAAATTAACACGATTCAAGCGAATATGAAAGATACAGCAATACAAGTCATGTCAGAAAGTGAAGCTGAACAAAAGGCTATCTTGGAAAATCTAAGGACGCAATCTGGAGAAATAACAGCTACTCAAGCAGCGGAAGTTGTCGCAAATGCAACTAAACAGAAAGATGAAGTGATTGCACAAGCAAACGATCAATACAATTCGACCATTGCTGAAATCATCAGAATGAGAGATGAATCAGGAATTATATCAGCAGATCAAGCAGCTAAATTGATTGCAGATGCAAAAAAACAAAGAGATGAAACGGTTTCTAGTGCTGAAGAAACTCACCAAAATGTAGTTACAGAAGCTAAAGCTCAAGCGGGAGAACACGTTGATCAAGTCGATTGGGAAACAGGTGAAGTTTTATCGAAATGGGAAGTTTTTGGTAACAATATCAGTAAAACTTGGAACGATATCAAGGGTACAGCTTCTGAAAAATGGAATGAAATAAAAGATAACATCACAAGTGCGGCAGCAGATGCCACTGTCGATGCTATAGCTAGTTTTAGTCAACTTAAAAAAGATGCCGGGCAGAATGTCGCAGACTTACTGGGAACTATAGAAGGCTTTAAAGATGATGTGATCAGTTGGTTTAGCAACTTAGGAGATAAACTTAAATTCGAAATTCCTAAACCTAAACTTCCTCACTTTTCAATAAGTGGAGGCTTTAGCTTAGATCCTCCCTCGGTTCCTAGTTTTGGTGTGGAATGGTACAAAGATGGTGGAGTATTCGCTCCAAATTCTCCTAGGTTAATTGGTATTGGGGATGCGAATGTAGAAGAAGCAGCACTACCTTTAAGTGATGATGTTTTAGGCAAGATTGGGGCAATGATTGCGAAGACCATGCCTGGACAGCAAACAACTATTGATAAAGGTCTAGCTTATAGTGCAAATCAAGCTATAGTGATACAACTAACAAATCAAATGCTTTTAGATGATCAGATTATTGCCGAAAGCACAGATGAAATCTTAACAAACAATGTAGAATTGAAAAACTTTTTTTAGTGGGCGATCACGATGAATAAAAGTATCTTTAATTTTAAAATCGTCTATGATGACGGAACAGAAGTAGATATGCATGACTTGGGGTTATGGGTAGAAAATTTCAGAATCAAAGCACCACCACGAAAACATGATACTGAATCACTCGAAGCAAGAGACGGTGAGATTTATCTAGGATCAAAAATAGAACCTAGAAAGATTTCAACGTCTTTTTCGTTTGAATGTGATGACTATGAGGAATTTGACCATTTCCGAGATGAAATATATAAAACTTTTTTATCTCTCCAGGAGTTTTATATTATCCGAGATTTGCAACCAAATAAACGTATGAGAGTTGCTGTAGATGGTGATTTTGACATCGACTATCTAACGTTGGAAGATGGAGAGTTTAGTATAAAT contains:
- a CDS encoding phage tail domain-containing protein → MNKSIFNFKIVYDDGTEVDMHDLGLWVENFRIKAPPRKHDTESLEARDGEIYLGSKIEPRKISTSFSFECDDYEEFDHFRDEIYKTFLSLQEFYIIRDLQPNKRMRVAVDGDFDIDYLTLEDGEFSINLIMFDPLLESVDEVEYKFTSSSFTLNNLSDIPIDPRKHDLTISFVGNSTGLKIKNNRTQDTWEYEGTTTTSDTLVLNGIRPEKNNQSIVHACNRKVIKLDKGENQFTISNASNFEISFNFRFKYI